TCCGATGTATGTATACTATAAGGGATGGTCTTTTTTGGGAGGAGCAAAAGACATAAGCGTACCTTTAGATATTATTTTGGAACAACCTGAAAATTTAGAAAACTATATAACTGACCGAACAAAATTAATTATTTTAACCTCACCCCATAACCCGACTGGTCAAGTCATTTCCCGGAATTCATTAGAAGTAATTGCTGGATTGGCGAAAAAATATAATTTTTTTGTTATTTCCGATGATATTTACAATAAAATGATATACCAAGAAGATATCAATTATATTAGTATAGCGAACTTAAAAGATATGCGGGAGAGAACTTTTATTATTGGGAGTCTTTCTAAAACTTATGCCATGGATGGTTGGCGAGTTGGTTATCTAATTGGACCGAAGAATATTATCAGAGAGGCGCTTAAAATGCATCAGCATATCTTAAGTTGTCCCAATACTTTTGTTCAGGAAGGAGCAAGAATAGCATTAACTTCCTCTCAAGATTGTGTGGAAGAGATGGTTAAAGAATTTGGTCGAAGAAGGATGCTAATGATGTCTTATTTTGATCAAATGGAGATTCCCTATAAACCTCCCCAGGGGGCTTTTTATATTTTTCCTTCCATCAAAAAATTCGGAATGGACTCCGAGAAATTTTGTGAATATCTATTAAATGAAGCAAAAGTAGCCATAGTTCCCGGAAATGCCTTCGGAAAATT
This window of the Candidatus Atribacteria bacterium genome carries:
- a CDS encoding pyridoxal phosphate-dependent aminotransferase → MIGLGASDRVKGINFSKIRETTNKAKKMKNEGFDVIEFSQGRPDFDTPQHIIDATEEAFKKGMVHYDLSAGTQALREAIAYRIKEDFQLEVGIDEIIVTVGASEANYLATQTLLNPGDEVLIPDPMYVYYKGWSFLGGAKDISVPLDIILEQPENLENYITDRTKLIILTSPHNPTGQVISRNSLEVIAGLAKKYNFFVISDDIYNKMIYQEDINYISIANLKDMRERTFIIGSLSKTYAMDGWRVGYLIGPKNIIREALKMHQHILSCPNTFVQEGARIALTSSQDCVEEMVKEFGRRRMLMMSYFDQMEIPYKPPQGAFYIFPSIKKFGMDSEKFCEYLLNEAKVAIVPGNAFGKLGEGYARFSYTTNYKTIEKGMERIKTALEKL